In Zobellia roscoffensis, the following are encoded in one genomic region:
- a CDS encoding acyl carrier protein phosphodiesterase, with the protein MNFLAHIYLSFGDQEITLGNFIADSIRANKYKHLPERVQQGIILHREIDTFTDTHDIPKISSKRLHKNYSHYSRVIVDIFYDHYLAKNWNTYSDTPLDIYVENFYDLLEDNYTILPAGVQRMMPYMISDNWIYNYSKMDGIAKVLNGMNRRTNNKSKMNFAILDLEEHYEKFEEEFTAFFEELMVFSKQKFISL; encoded by the coding sequence ATGAATTTTCTTGCACATATTTACCTCTCCTTTGGAGACCAAGAAATTACCTTGGGAAACTTTATAGCGGACAGTATTCGCGCCAATAAATACAAGCATTTACCAGAACGGGTGCAGCAGGGAATTATTTTACACCGCGAAATTGACACTTTTACGGATACACATGATATTCCTAAAATAAGTAGTAAACGGTTGCATAAAAATTATAGCCACTATAGCCGGGTAATCGTGGATATATTCTATGATCATTACCTGGCCAAAAATTGGAATACCTATAGTGACACACCTTTGGATATTTATGTGGAGAATTTTTATGACCTGCTAGAAGACAATTATACCATTCTGCCTGCAGGCGTGCAACGGATGATGCCGTATATGATTTCTGATAATTGGATATACAACTATTCCAAAATGGATGGTATAGCCAAAGTTTTGAATGGCATGAACCGGAGAACGAATAACAAATCTAAAATGAATTTTGCCATTTTAGATCTTGAGGAGCACTATGAAAAGTTTGAAGAAGAGTTTACCGCTTTCTTTGAGGAGCTTATGGTCTTTTCAAAACAAAAATTTATATCACTTTAA
- a CDS encoding 3-hydroxyacyl-ACP dehydratase FabZ family protein — protein MLTGSFPDYDFIPGMILVESMAQCGGAGLKKAGLADGFFGLVSMTDVNFMKGVTYGEEIKYVIQNVRVSNRIIKQTGIAFAQNEPVAEATWVCARID, from the coding sequence ATGTTAACAGGAAGTTTTCCTGATTATGATTTTATACCCGGAATGATTTTAGTTGAATCTATGGCGCAATGTGGAGGTGCAGGTTTAAAGAAAGCCGGACTCGCAGATGGTTTTTTTGGTTTAGTGAGTATGACAGATGTGAATTTTATGAAAGGTGTAACCTATGGAGAGGAAATTAAATATGTAATTCAAAATGTTAGAGTAAGCAATAGGATAATTAAGCAAACAGGTATTGCATTTGCTCAGAATGAACCTGTTGCTGAAGCAACATGGGTTTGCGCTAGAATTGATTGA
- a CDS encoding SIMPL domain-containing protein (The SIMPL domain is named for its presence in mouse protein SIMPL (signalling molecule that associates with mouse pelle-like kinase). Bacterial member BP26, from Brucella, was shown to assemble into a channel-like structure, while YggE from E. coli has been associated with resistance to oxidative stress.) — MKNSLVLLLVLILGNLCNSSAQEKFIEVMVKDTIALKPISYEFEVLSDSKFNYDYDNPNGASEYAEKLRASESKIVNLLKEYSYEFSLSGNPDANITLESTDKKIYTVKVEDSLEKELFKTRMKKEGVNFYISNIDYEDRDTEAKTKEIYIKLMKRAKERAELIAELNHMKVGEIVEISESKSDFSFISSFIENFAYSRSSIGSSTSYSFNPSVIEKSIVVKYAVK; from the coding sequence ATGAAAAATAGCTTAGTATTACTATTGGTTTTAATCTTAGGTAATTTATGTAACTCATCAGCCCAAGAAAAATTTATAGAGGTTATGGTTAAAGACACAATAGCGTTAAAACCAATATCTTACGAATTTGAAGTCTTAAGTGATAGTAAATTTAACTATGATTACGACAATCCAAATGGGGCAAGTGAATATGCGGAAAAACTTAGAGCATCTGAAAGTAAAATAGTGAATTTGTTAAAAGAGTATAGTTATGAATTCTCGCTAAGTGGAAATCCAGATGCTAATATTACACTTGAATCAACAGACAAAAAGATATATACTGTAAAAGTTGAGGACTCTTTGGAAAAGGAACTTTTCAAGACTAGAATGAAAAAAGAAGGCGTTAATTTTTACATTTCCAATATTGATTATGAAGACAGGGATACAGAAGCCAAAACGAAGGAAATCTATATTAAATTAATGAAAAGAGCGAAGGAAAGAGCTGAGCTCATAGCAGAGTTAAATCATATGAAAGTTGGGGAAATCGTTGAAATTTCAGAGTCTAAATCAGACTTTAGTTTTATCTCAAGCTTTATCGAGAATTTTGCATATTCTCGTTCTAGTATTGGCTCTTCTACATCGTACTCATTTAATCCAAGTGTTATAGAGAAGAGTATAGTTGTAAAATATGCCGTTAAATAG
- a CDS encoding PH domain-containing protein, translating into MKIDLLVTFSVTKEENPEASRAKIEDILIDGEEINLAYSHVRDKVWFTTKRIIAMDVQGLTGSKKEFKSFPYSKISSFSIETAGTFDGDSDFKIWVSGVGVFEIKFRKSLNIKKVGRFLSEKLLG; encoded by the coding sequence ATGAAAATTGATTTACTAGTAACCTTTAGCGTAACAAAAGAAGAAAACCCCGAAGCAAGTAGAGCAAAGATTGAAGATATACTTATAGACGGAGAGGAAATAAACCTAGCATATTCTCATGTAAGAGATAAAGTTTGGTTTACTACAAAGCGAATAATTGCTATGGATGTTCAGGGACTTACGGGCAGTAAAAAAGAATTTAAGTCTTTTCCGTATTCAAAAATTAGCTCCTTTTCCATCGAAACGGCAGGAACTTTTGATGGCGATAGTGATTTTAAAATATGGGTGAGTGGTGTTGGTGTTTTTGAAATTAAATTCAGAAAATCTTTGAACATCAAAAAAGTCGGGAGATTCTTGAGTGAAAAATTATTGGGTTGA
- the ggt gene encoding gamma-glutamyltransferase, translating into MKPTRLILLKSLLLLLFVNCKSAPAKPARPTGVVAEKAMVVSAREEASTIGATILKQGGNAFDAMVATEMALVVAYPFAGNVGGGGFMVYRKADGSVGALDYREKAPLSATKDMYLDSLGNVIPGMSTKGATAVGVPGTVAGIIEVHKKFGSLPLADILEPVIALADSGVIVTEKQAARFENVRDVILEVNDSVTTFPIGCKAGDLVKYPALANTLRRIAKDGRDGFYKGETAKVLASFIQENGGFVTEEDLEQYQAQWREPVSFSYKDLHIISMSPPSSGGVTINQILKMMEPYDVADFGHNSEKTVQLFTEAARRAYADRNYWLGDPDFVSIPMEDLLSDTYIEERMDDFSFDKATKSVDVREGNLQMAESMETTHYSIVDAEGNAVSVTTTLNGAYGSKLYCDELGFFLNNEMDDFSAKAGVPNMFGLVGAEANSIAPGKRMLSSMTPTIVEKEGKLWMVVGTPGGSTIITAVAQTILNGYEFNMSMQEAVDAPRFHHQWLPDMVIFEPDGFSDELKSELKSKGYNINEDRTPIIGKVDAIRVLPDGTLEGGADHRGDDTAVGF; encoded by the coding sequence ATGAAACCAACACGTTTAATTCTGCTCAAATCCCTTTTACTTCTTCTCTTTGTAAACTGCAAAAGCGCACCCGCTAAACCCGCAAGACCCACTGGTGTTGTTGCTGAAAAAGCCATGGTTGTTTCTGCACGAGAAGAGGCTTCTACTATTGGGGCTACTATTTTAAAACAAGGAGGTAATGCTTTTGATGCCATGGTAGCTACTGAGATGGCTTTGGTAGTAGCGTACCCTTTTGCTGGTAATGTCGGTGGTGGCGGATTTATGGTCTATCGCAAAGCGGATGGTTCTGTGGGTGCTTTGGATTATCGTGAAAAAGCGCCACTATCAGCTACAAAAGATATGTATTTGGATTCGTTGGGCAATGTTATTCCGGGTATGAGTACCAAAGGAGCAACTGCCGTTGGCGTGCCAGGTACGGTAGCCGGAATCATTGAGGTGCACAAAAAATTTGGTTCTTTGCCGTTAGCGGATATTCTTGAACCCGTAATTGCTTTGGCCGATAGTGGCGTTATCGTTACCGAAAAGCAAGCAGCCCGATTTGAAAATGTACGTGATGTTATCCTAGAAGTAAACGATAGTGTTACTACATTTCCCATTGGTTGTAAAGCTGGCGATTTGGTAAAGTATCCTGCTCTTGCAAACACCCTGCGCCGGATAGCCAAAGATGGGCGAGACGGATTTTACAAAGGTGAAACGGCAAAAGTACTGGCAAGTTTTATCCAAGAGAATGGAGGTTTCGTTACCGAAGAAGATTTAGAGCAATACCAAGCACAATGGAGAGAACCAGTTTCTTTTAGCTACAAAGATCTTCATATTATTTCTATGAGCCCCCCAAGTAGCGGTGGAGTCACTATCAACCAAATATTAAAAATGATGGAGCCGTATGATGTGGCCGATTTTGGCCATAATTCCGAAAAGACGGTTCAATTGTTTACAGAAGCTGCACGCCGTGCCTATGCGGACCGTAATTATTGGCTGGGTGATCCTGATTTTGTAAGTATACCAATGGAAGACCTTTTGAGCGATACTTATATTGAAGAAAGAATGGACGATTTCTCCTTTGATAAAGCAACTAAGTCCGTAGATGTTCGTGAAGGAAATCTGCAAATGGCGGAAAGTATGGAGACCACCCACTACTCTATTGTTGATGCAGAGGGTAATGCCGTTTCCGTTACCACAACCTTAAACGGAGCCTATGGGTCAAAGCTCTATTGTGACGAGCTCGGATTTTTCTTAAACAATGAAATGGACGACTTTAGCGCCAAAGCCGGAGTACCTAATATGTTTGGGCTTGTCGGCGCCGAAGCCAATAGCATTGCACCGGGAAAACGTATGTTAAGTAGTATGACACCTACCATTGTAGAAAAGGAAGGTAAACTGTGGATGGTTGTGGGAACACCGGGAGGCTCTACTATCATTACCGCTGTGGCGCAGACCATTTTAAACGGATATGAGTTTAATATGAGTATGCAGGAGGCCGTGGACGCACCACGTTTCCATCACCAATGGCTACCGGATATGGTTATTTTTGAGCCAGATGGTTTTTCTGATGAATTAAAGAGCGAACTGAAATCCAAAGGTTATAACATTAATGAAGACCGGACGCCTATTATCGGAAAAGTAGATGCCATTCGTGTGCTGCCTGATGGTACTTTGGAAGGTGGTGCCGATCACCGTGGTGATGATACTGCGGTTGGTTTTTAA